A genomic window from Candidatus Polarisedimenticolaceae bacterium includes:
- a CDS encoding peptidylprolyl isomerase, giving the protein MARSARPGRDAGSGAMNRAILREPLVHFVAIGAVLFGLWSIAGHGAAPEPETIVVSRARIESLVADYKKTWRRDPTDAERERLIKDDVLEEAAVREATARGLDRGDPMIRRRLQQQLEFLAEADAETEPADAQLAAFFESHRDLFQGEERLSFRQVYFNREARGTKTEADARAALAELRGRGASATIEGLGDPFVLDRAFDGVTPSEIAMRFGDAFAKAVAALPPGSWEGPVASSYGLHVVVVTARTPAAPPAFDQVKDEVRRAFREDARVRARERLHDDLLKHYRVEIEADK; this is encoded by the coding sequence GTGGCGCGAAGCGCACGGCCGGGCCGCGACGCCGGCAGCGGCGCGATGAACCGCGCGATCCTGCGGGAGCCGCTCGTCCACTTCGTCGCGATCGGCGCGGTGCTCTTCGGTCTGTGGTCGATCGCCGGCCACGGCGCCGCCCCCGAGCCCGAGACGATCGTCGTCTCCCGCGCCCGGATCGAGTCGCTCGTCGCTGACTACAAGAAGACGTGGCGTCGCGACCCGACCGACGCCGAGCGCGAACGCCTGATCAAGGACGACGTCCTCGAGGAGGCGGCGGTGCGCGAGGCGACCGCGCGCGGCCTCGACCGCGGCGACCCGATGATCCGCCGGCGCCTCCAGCAGCAGCTCGAGTTCCTCGCGGAGGCGGACGCCGAGACCGAGCCGGCCGACGCCCAGCTCGCCGCCTTCTTCGAGAGCCACCGGGATCTCTTCCAGGGCGAGGAGCGTCTCTCGTTCCGGCAGGTCTACTTCAACCGCGAGGCGCGGGGGACCAAGACGGAGGCCGACGCGCGGGCGGCCCTTGCCGAGCTCCGCGGGCGCGGCGCTTCTGCAACGATCGAAGGGCTCGGCGATCCCTTCGTCCTCGACCGGGCGTTCGACGGCGTCACACCGAGCGAGATCGCGATGCGCTTCGGCGATGCGTTTGCGAAGGCGGTCGCAGCGCTGCCCCCCGGCTCGTGGGAGGGACCGGTCGCGTCGTCTTACGGCCTCCACGTCGTCGTCGTGACGGCGAGGACGCCGGCCGCGCCACCGGCGTTCGACCAGGTGAAGGACGAGGTCCGCCGCGCGTTCCGCGAAGATGCCCGGGTGCGCGCCCGCGAGCGCCTGCACGACGACCTCTTGAAGCACTACCGCGTCGAGATCGAGGCCGACAAATAG
- a CDS encoding tetratricopeptide repeat protein has product MAQRENQARNRAPWAAVALVLLTVVAHAGAFRAGFIWDDDDYVTENTALHDLHGLGRIWFELGAVPQYYPLVHTTFWIEHQLWDDHAAGYHAVNVLLHAANALLLWTIMRRLGLSGCWLAAAIFAVHPVHAESVAWITERKNVLSGLFYLSSLLAWLRFDDEEDRRAYLSSLALFACALLSKTVTATLPAAFLVIAWWRRGTLRRADILPTLPFFALGAAAGALTSWMERFYVGAVGGDWALSFVERFQVAGRAVWFYLGKLIWPHPLMFIYPRWRPATWGTAGFVWLIAAVATLAALWALRDRVGRGPLAAALFFGLTLGPALGFVNVYPMRFSYVADHFQYLASLGPIVLAAAWIARQSWRPVAAGVALAVLTILTWRQETIYASEETLWRKTIETDPNVFIAQNNVGGMLLNRGRGNEAEAYFRRAIAIEPTYPEAYDNLGIVLHDQGRIDDAIAEYRTAVRLDPRYPIVHNNLGIAVAEQGHLDEAIAEFREALRLKRPFAFPKAQLNLGIALLKQGKKDEAVAALREAVRVAPNDPEAANALRVAMR; this is encoded by the coding sequence TTGGCGCAACGGGAGAACCAAGCAAGGAATCGCGCGCCGTGGGCCGCCGTCGCGCTCGTCCTTCTCACCGTCGTCGCGCACGCCGGCGCCTTCCGTGCCGGGTTCATCTGGGACGACGACGACTACGTCACCGAGAACACGGCGCTGCACGACCTTCACGGCCTCGGGCGGATCTGGTTCGAGCTCGGTGCCGTTCCGCAGTACTACCCGCTCGTGCACACGACCTTCTGGATCGAGCACCAGCTCTGGGACGACCACGCGGCGGGCTATCACGCGGTCAACGTCCTGCTCCATGCCGCGAATGCGCTCCTGCTCTGGACGATCATGCGGCGTCTCGGACTCTCCGGCTGCTGGCTCGCGGCGGCGATCTTCGCCGTTCATCCCGTGCACGCCGAGTCGGTCGCGTGGATCACCGAGCGCAAGAACGTGCTGTCCGGCCTGTTCTACCTCTCGTCCCTGCTGGCGTGGCTGCGATTCGACGACGAGGAAGACAGGCGAGCCTACCTGTCGAGCCTCGCGCTCTTCGCATGCGCGCTGCTCTCGAAGACGGTGACGGCGACGCTTCCTGCGGCGTTTCTCGTGATCGCGTGGTGGCGTCGCGGCACGCTGCGACGCGCCGATATCCTTCCGACGCTCCCGTTCTTCGCGCTCGGCGCCGCGGCGGGCGCGCTCACGAGCTGGATGGAGCGCTTCTACGTCGGCGCCGTCGGCGGCGACTGGGCGCTCTCGTTCGTCGAGCGTTTCCAGGTCGCGGGGCGCGCGGTCTGGTTCTATCTCGGCAAGCTCATCTGGCCGCACCCGTTGATGTTCATCTACCCGCGGTGGCGGCCGGCGACCTGGGGCACGGCGGGATTCGTGTGGCTGATCGCCGCCGTCGCGACGCTCGCCGCGCTGTGGGCGCTTCGCGATCGCGTCGGGCGTGGACCGCTCGCCGCGGCACTGTTCTTCGGCCTGACGCTCGGCCCGGCGCTCGGCTTCGTCAACGTGTATCCCATGCGCTTCTCCTACGTCGCCGACCACTTCCAGTATCTCGCCAGCCTCGGGCCGATCGTTCTTGCGGCGGCATGGATCGCGCGGCAGTCGTGGCGTCCCGTGGCGGCGGGTGTCGCGCTCGCCGTCCTCACGATCCTCACGTGGCGGCAGGAGACGATCTACGCGAGCGAAGAGACGCTCTGGCGGAAGACGATCGAGACCGATCCGAACGTGTTCATCGCGCAGAACAACGTCGGCGGGATGCTCTTGAACCGGGGCCGCGGGAACGAGGCCGAGGCGTACTTCCGGCGGGCGATCGCGATCGAGCCGACGTACCCCGAGGCGTACGACAACCTCGGCATCGTTCTCCACGATCAGGGCCGGATCGACGACGCGATCGCGGAGTATCGAACGGCCGTCCGTCTCGACCCGCGCTACCCGATCGTCCACAACAATCTCGGCATCGCGGTCGCCGAGCAGGGGCACCTCGACGAGGCGATCGCCGAGTTCCGCGAAGCGCTCCGCCTCAAGCGTCCGTTCGCCTTTCCCAAGGCGCAGCTCAATCTCGGGATCGCGCTCCTCAAGCAAGGGAAGAAGGACGAGGCCGTTGCCGCGCTTCGAGAGGCCGTCCGCGTCGCGCCGAACGATCCCGAGGCCGCGAACGCCTTGCGCGTCGCGATGCGGTAG
- a CDS encoding helix-turn-helix domain-containing protein: MGNPLLTKRLQGRNVRRVSIATSAQVPWFGGSTLEQNDETRGNPQFGAYLRSVREGKRLSLDAVEELSAGFPEKVTKSHLSRVENGLALPTFPRLMAMSHIYGVPIASMAERYEIELRRGMSTVDLEGKSNVEIIKDVERLWLAGSYNDALVILLSLIDERFGDPEGLSPEKRVELLDVRIRVATCLRQLGRYEFAKTLCEELLGHAEITRGQRLATTLQFAICCYRLGRYNFAIMALDQVSSELDLPDTPRRLAGDLELIRGNVFVDAGTPDRALGHLERAQAAYDAIPNRLESCRAGLEIGEALIALGRLDEASRRIAKELQRAEEHGFERQRAIGFSLVATLSYKKGDLDSAERHALRSNAIARTIEHHVLVFRNCYYLWEIARQRGDASAAKLNERALRSYLGRIESKLTEAEQFRDYLRRGES, from the coding sequence ATGGGCAACCCACTTCTCACAAAGCGGTTGCAGGGGCGGAACGTTCGGCGTGTATCCATAGCAACGTCCGCTCAGGTTCCGTGGTTCGGGGGGAGTACCTTGGAACAAAACGACGAAACCCGCGGGAACCCGCAGTTCGGGGCTTATCTCCGCAGCGTGCGCGAGGGCAAACGGCTCTCGCTCGACGCCGTGGAAGAGTTGTCCGCCGGATTCCCGGAGAAGGTCACGAAGTCTCATCTGTCACGCGTCGAGAACGGTCTGGCACTCCCGACCTTCCCGCGCCTGATGGCGATGAGCCACATCTACGGCGTGCCGATCGCCAGCATGGCCGAGCGCTACGAGATCGAGCTGCGGCGCGGGATGTCGACGGTCGATCTCGAAGGCAAGTCGAACGTCGAGATCATCAAAGACGTCGAGCGGCTGTGGCTGGCCGGCAGCTACAACGATGCGCTCGTCATTCTGCTCTCGCTCATCGACGAGCGGTTCGGCGATCCCGAGGGCCTTTCGCCCGAGAAACGGGTCGAGCTGCTCGACGTGCGGATCCGCGTGGCGACATGTTTGAGACAGCTCGGTCGGTACGAGTTCGCGAAGACGCTGTGCGAGGAGCTGCTCGGGCACGCGGAGATCACGCGAGGCCAGCGGCTCGCAACGACCCTCCAGTTCGCGATTTGCTGCTACCGGCTCGGTCGCTACAACTTCGCGATCATGGCGCTCGATCAGGTCAGCTCGGAGCTCGACCTGCCCGACACCCCTCGCCGCCTCGCCGGCGACCTCGAGCTGATCCGCGGCAACGTGTTCGTCGACGCCGGAACGCCCGATCGAGCGCTCGGTCATCTCGAACGCGCACAGGCGGCGTACGACGCCATCCCGAATCGTCTCGAATCGTGCCGCGCCGGGCTCGAGATCGGCGAGGCGCTCATCGCGCTCGGACGTCTCGACGAGGCGTCCCGTCGCATCGCAAAGGAGCTGCAGCGCGCCGAGGAGCACGGGTTCGAGAGGCAGAGGGCGATCGGATTCAGTCTCGTCGCGACCCTGTCGTACAAGAAAGGCGATCTCGACAGCGCCGAGCGGCACGCGCTGCGGTCCAACGCCATCGCGCGCACGATCGAGCACCATGTCCTGGTCTTCCGGAACTGCTACTACCTGTGGGAAATCGCGAGGCAACGCGGCGACGCCTCCGCAGCCAAGCTGAACGAGCGGGCGCTCCGGTCGTACCTGGGGCGTATCGAGTCGAAGCTGACGGAGGCCGAGCAATTCCGCGACTACCTGCGGCGAGGGGAATCATGA
- the merB gene encoding organomercurial lyase: MDVDVAVKLAIYHHFAETGSRPSPDDVGARIGTKRTEALAAYERLRQQRVLVLEGDGASIRMAPPFSGVPTQHVVEADGIRYYANCAWDSLGIPAALRKPALVRSRCEQTKDPLVLEVESEGPESSSWLFHCAVPAARWWDDIVFT; the protein is encoded by the coding sequence GTGGACGTCGACGTCGCGGTCAAGCTCGCCATCTATCACCACTTCGCGGAGACCGGATCCCGGCCCTCGCCCGACGACGTCGGCGCCCGCATCGGTACGAAACGGACCGAAGCTCTCGCCGCCTACGAACGGTTGCGTCAGCAGCGCGTTCTCGTCCTCGAAGGCGACGGCGCGTCGATCCGCATGGCGCCTCCGTTTTCCGGCGTGCCGACGCAGCACGTCGTCGAGGCGGACGGCATCCGCTACTACGCGAACTGCGCATGGGATTCCCTCGGCATCCCCGCCGCGCTCCGCAAGCCCGCCCTCGTGCGATCGCGGTGCGAGCAGACGAAGGATCCGCTCGTTCTCGAGGTCGAGAGCGAAGGCCCGGAATCGAGCTCGTGGCTCTTCCACTGCGCCGTTCCGGCCGCGCGGTGGTGGGACGACATCGTCTTCACCTGA
- a CDS encoding amino acid permease produces MTAPSPTLERRLGSLDATALVVGSMIGSGIFIVSAESARLVGSPGWLLVAWALAGLMTITGALSCAELAAMFPSAGGQYVFLREAYGPAVAFLFGWALLLVFQSGTIAAVAVAFGNFLGVLVPAISSDRFLVRPIVLGHYAFSLSTQQAAAIASILLLTHLHTRGLAVGRAIQNTLTAIKTTALLGLIVLGLVLGWNASSAAVASPWWHSAAVPAGGLAFALVLGRATVGPLFAQTAWTNVTFIGEEVRDPGRTLPRALARGCIIVVGLYLLANVAYVVTLPLDTIQHAPGNRVGTATMAAILGPAGTVLMAAAIVISTFGANNGLTLAGARVSYAMARDGLFFSRIGRLNARHVPAAALWAQGIWASLLTLPRTAAVDPTTGAVTFGNVYSQLIEYIVPADLALCGLMVAAVVVLRRRSPDAARPYRTWGYPAVPILYVLLAACLILDLGYVAPATSGIGYAIVLAGVPAYVMWRRRARRVLV; encoded by the coding sequence ATGACCGCCCCCTCCCCCACCCTCGAGCGCCGCCTCGGCTCGCTCGACGCCACCGCCCTCGTCGTCGGGTCGATGATCGGGTCGGGGATCTTCATCGTTTCGGCGGAGTCGGCGCGCCTCGTCGGGTCGCCGGGTTGGCTGCTCGTCGCGTGGGCGCTCGCGGGCCTCATGACGATCACGGGGGCGCTCTCGTGCGCCGAGTTGGCGGCGATGTTTCCTTCGGCCGGCGGCCAGTACGTCTTCCTCCGCGAGGCCTACGGGCCGGCGGTCGCGTTCCTTTTCGGCTGGGCGCTCCTCCTCGTCTTCCAGTCGGGGACGATCGCGGCGGTCGCGGTCGCCTTCGGCAACTTCCTCGGGGTGCTCGTACCGGCGATCTCGTCCGACCGCTTCCTCGTGCGTCCGATCGTCCTCGGGCACTACGCGTTCAGCCTCTCGACGCAGCAGGCGGCGGCGATCGCGAGCATCCTCCTCCTCACCCATCTCCACACGCGCGGCCTCGCGGTCGGGCGCGCGATCCAGAACACGCTCACCGCGATCAAGACGACGGCCCTGCTGGGACTCATCGTCCTCGGCCTCGTGCTCGGGTGGAACGCGTCGAGCGCCGCGGTCGCCTCTCCTTGGTGGCACTCCGCCGCGGTTCCCGCCGGCGGGCTCGCCTTCGCGCTCGTGCTCGGCCGGGCGACGGTCGGCCCGCTCTTCGCGCAGACGGCGTGGACCAACGTCACCTTCATCGGCGAGGAGGTCCGCGATCCGGGGCGCACGCTGCCGCGAGCCCTCGCCCGCGGCTGCATCATCGTCGTCGGCCTCTACCTCTTGGCCAACGTCGCCTACGTCGTCACGCTTCCGCTCGACACGATCCAGCACGCGCCGGGGAACCGGGTCGGCACCGCCACGATGGCGGCGATCCTCGGTCCGGCCGGGACCGTGCTCATGGCGGCGGCGATCGTCATCTCGACCTTCGGCGCCAACAACGGACTCACCCTCGCCGGGGCGCGCGTCTCGTACGCGATGGCGAGGGACGGCCTCTTCTTCTCCCGGATCGGCAGGCTCAACGCGCGGCACGTACCCGCCGCCGCGCTTTGGGCGCAGGGAATCTGGGCCTCGCTTCTCACCCTTCCGCGCACCGCCGCCGTCGATCCCACGACCGGGGCCGTCACCTTCGGCAACGTCTACTCGCAGCTCATCGAGTACATCGTCCCCGCGGACCTCGCGCTGTGTGGGCTCATGGTGGCGGCGGTCGTCGTCCTCCGCCGGAGGTCTCCCGACGCGGCCAGGCCTTATCGCACCTGGGGCTATCCCGCCGTTCCCATCCTTTATGTCCTGCTCGCGGCCTGCCTCATCCTCGATTTGGGGTACGTCGCGCCCGCGACATCGGGGATCGGCTATGCCATCGTGCTCGCCGGCGTACCCGCCTACGTGATGTGGCGGCGACGCGCGCGGCGCGTCCTGGTGTAA
- a CDS encoding PDC sensor domain-containing protein produces the protein MRTVLFGLALSLSLRADASPRTTTAQRLVDELVGAHPELAGAELALLVGADCRTVAATAREEVGGKCDGGELGPIRTGRPGVEPPSRKDPVYDITQALHDPRGVVIGALGMDLKPEPGATRESTLAHARSLLRELESRVVSRDDLLAQVP, from the coding sequence ATGCGGACGGTACTGTTCGGCCTTGCTCTTTCGCTGTCGCTTCGAGCCGATGCGTCCCCGCGCACGACGACCGCCCAGCGGCTCGTCGACGAGCTCGTCGGCGCCCATCCCGAGCTTGCGGGAGCCGAGCTGGCGCTTCTCGTCGGCGCCGATTGCCGCACCGTCGCCGCGACCGCCCGCGAGGAAGTCGGCGGGAAGTGCGACGGCGGCGAGCTCGGTCCGATCCGCACGGGGAGGCCCGGCGTCGAGCCGCCGTCCAGGAAAGACCCCGTCTACGACATCACGCAGGCTCTGCACGACCCGCGCGGCGTGGTCATCGGTGCTCTGGGGATGGACCTCAAGCCGGAGCCGGGCGCGACGCGCGAGTCGACGCTCGCGCATGCGCGGAGCCTGCTCCGGGAGCTCGAGAGCCGCGTCGTCTCGAGGGACGATCTGCTCGCGCAGGTGCCGTAG
- a CDS encoding ATP-binding protein, whose translation MSGTRGRLAPDAVRGMLKARDPFELIRWLAYSQPDPRKALAELVQNSLDAGASTVKITRCQEGGSSCLKIFDDGQGVIPEMERRDALQYVATHIGHSRKRHLSPQERLSLMTQGQYGIGLLGFWSLGERLEMRSTVAGDRPHRLTLYRDRPGYVIEPLREHLPLGDRWTEVVVFDLDEAALGATAGKRAADYLAAELRGQLLGRPVEVSVEDRITRGGAGKVIPVTPAPLLGKPIAGVDGVDVPGFGKATIDVGLWDGSLDEAPGIAVYCGGTRVADRFHELKALALDRLPWTDPRLTGTVEYPHFTVPPGSREGILPDDAALAFSRALKTVETRVFEALHEHEEAVADRAERSMLSDLRGAFEEIARKNPGLALLPVARAEGTASETPPRAAEFRKLSPRQHGLLPPGPMVEIVLTPDPVALARGAAITISASARDALGHEVEDRVDIRWATAGAFATVVPAEDDPLAATLTAGGAPGRGLLRATARGAGREVEAVVQYEIVSNAVARDPRCGIPDPAWVEDAASDWRSRVIAGRFEVNTAHPDCRAADTTSAKLRYLSLLLAKEIALHNAAFGASCEEVLDVAVGIAAAAERAMADRGRKKPR comes from the coding sequence ATGAGCGGAACGCGCGGACGCCTCGCCCCCGACGCCGTTCGGGGGATGTTGAAGGCGCGCGATCCGTTCGAGCTGATCCGCTGGCTCGCCTACTCGCAGCCCGACCCGCGCAAGGCGCTCGCCGAGCTCGTGCAGAACTCGCTCGACGCGGGCGCTTCGACGGTGAAGATCACGCGCTGTCAGGAAGGCGGCTCGAGCTGCCTCAAGATCTTCGACGACGGCCAGGGCGTGATCCCCGAGATGGAGCGGCGCGATGCGCTCCAGTACGTGGCGACCCACATCGGCCACTCGCGCAAGCGCCACCTTTCGCCGCAGGAGCGACTCTCGCTCATGACGCAGGGTCAGTACGGGATCGGGCTCCTCGGCTTCTGGAGCCTCGGCGAGCGCCTCGAGATGCGCTCGACGGTCGCCGGCGACCGGCCGCATCGGCTGACGCTCTACCGCGACCGGCCGGGGTACGTCATCGAGCCGCTGCGCGAGCACCTGCCGCTCGGCGACCGCTGGACCGAGGTCGTCGTCTTCGACCTCGACGAGGCGGCGCTCGGCGCGACCGCCGGCAAGCGCGCCGCTGACTACCTCGCCGCCGAGCTGCGCGGCCAGCTCCTCGGCCGGCCGGTCGAGGTCTCGGTCGAGGATCGGATCACGCGCGGCGGCGCCGGCAAGGTCATCCCGGTCACCCCCGCTCCTCTGCTCGGGAAACCGATCGCGGGGGTCGACGGCGTCGACGTCCCCGGCTTCGGCAAGGCGACGATCGACGTGGGTCTCTGGGACGGGAGCCTCGACGAGGCGCCGGGGATTGCCGTCTACTGCGGCGGCACGCGCGTCGCCGATCGCTTCCACGAGCTGAAGGCGTTGGCACTCGATCGCCTCCCCTGGACCGATCCGCGCCTCACCGGAACGGTCGAGTATCCCCATTTCACCGTTCCGCCCGGCTCGCGGGAAGGGATCCTCCCCGACGACGCGGCGCTCGCCTTCTCGCGCGCCCTCAAGACGGTCGAGACGCGGGTCTTCGAGGCGCTCCACGAGCACGAGGAGGCGGTGGCCGACCGTGCGGAGCGCTCGATGCTGTCGGACCTCAGGGGTGCCTTCGAGGAGATCGCGCGGAAAAACCCGGGGTTGGCTCTCCTTCCGGTAGCGAGAGCGGAGGGGACAGCTTCCGAGACTCCGCCCCGAGCGGCGGAGTTTCGGAAGCTGTCCCCGCGCCAACATGGACTCCTTCCTCCGGGGCCGATGGTCGAGATCGTCCTCACCCCCGACCCGGTCGCGCTCGCCCGCGGCGCCGCGATCACCATCAGTGCATCGGCACGCGACGCGCTGGGTCACGAGGTCGAGGATCGCGTCGACATCCGCTGGGCGACCGCCGGCGCGTTCGCCACCGTCGTGCCGGCCGAAGACGACCCGCTCGCAGCGACGCTCACCGCCGGCGGAGCGCCGGGTCGCGGCCTCCTCCGTGCGACCGCCCGTGGCGCGGGCCGCGAGGTGGAAGCGGTGGTCCAGTACGAGATCGTCTCGAACGCCGTGGCCCGCGACCCGCGATGCGGCATTCCCGACCCGGCCTGGGTCGAGGACGCCGCGAGCGACTGGCGGTCGCGCGTGATCGCCGGCCGCTTCGAGGTGAACACCGCCCACCCCGACTGCCGCGCTGCCGATACGACCTCGGCGAAGCTCCGCTACCTCTCGCTCCTCCTCGCGAAGGAAATCGCCCTCCACAACGCTGCCTTCGGCGCGTCGTGCGAAGAGGTGCTCGACGTCGCAGTCGGCATCGCCGCCGCCGCCGAGCGGGCGATGGCCGACCGGGGACGCAAGAAGCCCCGCTAG
- a CDS encoding M28 family peptidase has product MRSLLRIVLAVVCVLGAAWIALAWSLRQPTFGREEFPGNDHAESARLESHVRYLAAPDHPRDWRHPEELTRAAAYIESALKETGASVSRQPYRAGGREMSNVVAAFGPAGDPSVVVGAHYDVCGPFPGADDNASGIAGLLEVGRLLGRTPPRAPVVLVAYSTEEPPYFGGDEMGSAVHAASLARSGARPRAMISLEMIGLYTDTQPSAGSLLHLLYPSDGDFVALAGRFSDRDLVRRAKRCFRGATDVRAVSYSGPTGPGIDLSDQRNYWAQGYPAFMVTDTGPIRNLHYHTATDTADSLDYRRMAGVVDGVYSSVIHIADSP; this is encoded by the coding sequence GTGAGGAGTCTCCTCCGCATCGTCCTAGCGGTCGTCTGTGTGCTCGGCGCCGCGTGGATCGCCTTGGCGTGGTCGCTGCGTCAACCGACCTTCGGTCGCGAGGAGTTTCCCGGGAATGACCACGCGGAGTCGGCGCGGCTCGAGTCGCACGTGCGATACCTCGCGGCCCCCGACCATCCGCGTGACTGGCGCCACCCCGAAGAGCTGACGAGAGCGGCGGCCTATATCGAGAGCGCGCTCAAGGAGACCGGCGCGTCCGTCTCGCGGCAACCTTATCGCGCCGGAGGCCGCGAGATGTCGAACGTCGTCGCGGCGTTCGGCCCCGCCGGCGATCCTTCGGTGGTCGTCGGCGCGCACTACGACGTGTGCGGTCCGTTTCCCGGAGCGGACGACAATGCAAGCGGCATCGCCGGTCTTCTCGAGGTCGGCCGCCTCCTCGGCCGCACACCGCCTCGCGCACCGGTCGTTCTCGTCGCCTACTCGACCGAGGAGCCTCCGTACTTCGGCGGCGACGAGATGGGGAGCGCGGTGCACGCCGCGTCCCTGGCTCGGTCGGGCGCGCGGCCGCGGGCGATGATCTCCTTGGAGATGATCGGTCTCTACACCGACACGCAGCCGTCGGCCGGCTCACTCCTCCACTTGCTGTATCCGAGCGACGGCGACTTCGTCGCACTGGCGGGACGCTTCAGCGATCGCGATCTCGTCCGGCGCGCGAAGCGATGTTTTCGCGGCGCGACCGACGTGCGCGCGGTGAGCTATTCCGGCCCGACCGGACCGGGTATCGATCTCTCCGATCAGCGTAACTATTGGGCTCAGGGATATCCCGCATTCATGGTGACGGATACCGGGCCGATCAGGAATCTCCACTATCACACCGCGACCGACACGGCCGATTCGCTCGATTACCGGCGCATGGCTGGTGTCGTCGACGGTGTCTACAGCAGCGTCATCCACATCGCCGATAGTCCCTGA
- a CDS encoding HXXEE domain-containing protein translates to MTPALIPWLPLIAAVLHIVEEFVVPGGFAAWDRDYRPEFASTITPRFHVIVNALFLILCYDAGAMFGKPAGIALWLTVVALESANGVWHATGALRTNRYSPGMLTGMGLYVPLAVWGYPYLIFGGRASLPTAAFAFLIGISYQLWVGKAIHRWRKRTA, encoded by the coding sequence ATGACGCCGGCGCTCATCCCGTGGCTCCCGCTGATCGCCGCGGTCTTGCACATCGTGGAAGAGTTCGTCGTGCCCGGTGGGTTCGCCGCGTGGGATCGCGATTACCGGCCGGAATTTGCCTCGACGATCACCCCGCGCTTCCACGTCATCGTCAACGCCCTCTTCCTCATCCTCTGCTATGACGCGGGTGCGATGTTCGGGAAGCCGGCCGGCATCGCGCTCTGGCTGACCGTCGTCGCGTTGGAGTCGGCGAACGGCGTGTGGCACGCGACCGGCGCCCTCCGCACGAACCGGTACTCCCCCGGAATGTTGACCGGAATGGGCCTCTATGTCCCGCTCGCCGTATGGGGTTACCCCTACCTCATCTTCGGTGGACGAGCGTCGCTTCCCACCGCCGCCTTCGCTTTTCTCATCGGCATCTCGTACCAGCTCTGGGTCGGCAAGGCGATCCATCGCTGGCGCAAGCGAACCGCCTGA
- a CDS encoding class I SAM-dependent methyltransferase gives MNADYGIDAPGVVRNLALIGAACFVVAILGLAGVVPRQVTIGAVTVSSIGTFLPPALGFFFGAAWMYFGSRYGKIKERERLLDKIAWRGDERVLDVGCGRGLMLVGAAKRVPKGSAVGIDIWQAEDLSGNRPEVPLENAKREGVETRVTVESADMRKLPFENGSFDVVVSRAAIHNVYDPRGRDAAIREIARVLAPGGRAVISDIRHMPQYTKQFEESGCRDVRLTDSKLGEAWIAIVTLGSLRPNTMVVKKD, from the coding sequence GTGAACGCCGACTACGGCATCGACGCCCCCGGCGTCGTCCGCAACCTCGCCCTGATCGGCGCGGCCTGCTTCGTCGTCGCGATCCTCGGCCTCGCCGGCGTCGTCCCGCGCCAGGTCACGATCGGCGCCGTGACCGTCTCGAGCATCGGCACCTTCCTCCCTCCCGCGCTCGGCTTCTTCTTCGGCGCCGCCTGGATGTACTTTGGCAGCCGCTACGGCAAGATCAAGGAGCGCGAGCGCCTGCTCGACAAGATCGCGTGGCGCGGCGACGAGCGCGTGCTCGACGTCGGGTGCGGCCGCGGCCTCATGCTCGTCGGCGCCGCGAAGCGCGTCCCGAAGGGGAGCGCCGTCGGCATCGACATCTGGCAAGCCGAAGACCTGTCGGGGAACAGGCCGGAAGTTCCCCTCGAGAACGCAAAGCGCGAGGGAGTCGAAACGCGCGTCACGGTCGAGTCGGCCGACATGCGCAAGCTCCCGTTCGAGAACGGTTCGTTCGACGTCGTCGTCTCGCGCGCGGCGATTCACAACGTCTACGACCCTCGAGGCCGCGATGCCGCCATCCGCGAGATCGCGCGCGTCCTCGCCCCGGGCGGCCGCGCCGTCATCTCGGACATCCGTCACATGCCCCAATACACGAAGCAGTTCGAGGAGAGCGGCTGCCGGGACGTTCGACTCACCGACTCGAAGCTCGGCGAGGCCTGGATCGCGATCGTCACGCTCGGCTCGCTCCGGCCGAACACGATGGTGGTGAAGAAAGACTGA